The DNA sequence AAAAGTGAAATCAGCCCCTGCTGGCGCGCGAAAGCCTTTAGAATCAAGCTGTTATCGCTGTAGGGAATTATCCTCAAAAGGATGGCTTCGTCTTTCAGGCGTGCTTTCACAAATCCAACAGCTTCCGCGCCGAACGCAGATCCATGGGGTCGGAAAAAATCGTTTTGTGGTCAGTGTAAATCACATATCCAGGCGCGCTTTTGCGGGGTTTGCGCACAAAGCGAATCTGAGTGTAATCCACCGGCACATTTTGGGAAAAGCGGGCTTTGGAATACCATGCCGCCAAGGCACAACAAACTCTGATTAATTCTTCGTTTGGGCTTTTTTTTCGGAAACAGCGCAACAGGATGTGGGAACCGCGGTAAATCCGGGTGTGAAACCACCAATCATGAGGTCTACCCAGTTGGGTAGTGATAAAATCATTTTCGCTGGCTTTGCGCCCAATCACAATCTCAAAATCCTCATCGATGCGCAGACGCAAAAGTTTGTCCAACATATCCGGAACCCGCTCCGGGCGTGATTTTGCGCCTCGGGAGGGGAGAGGTATCTCCTCGCCAGAATCGATGCGGGAAATCACATTTTCCAGTCTTTCAATCTGGTTTTTGGTAGCGGCAATATTATTGGCGATTAACTGCCTGCCCCGCTTGGCTTTGCCATATTTTTTCAGATACCATTCCAGATTTTGCCGGGCTGAAAGTTCCGCTTGCAGTGGAATCTCAATCTCTGCCAGTTCTGGATCAAAATAATTGATGGCTCTCAGGCTCTTTTGCCCGCGGGAAATCTTATCCAGATTGCTTTTCAGGGTTTCCGCGCAGATTTTCCAGTGTTCAACCCGTTCGGCGTCTGCTGCTTCATTTTCCTGCCGTTTAAGCTTTGCCCGCACCTTTTTCAATTCCCTTTCCCATCCTGAACGCAGGGAGTTACGTCGTTGAGTATCTTCTTTAGCTTGAACAATATGTAGATAATAAGCAGCCAGATAATCGTTTACAGTGTCAAAAGACAGGGTTTCACCCGTTTGCAAAGATTTGAGTTCCAAAGGAAATGATAGCTCCTCAATCACTGGCTTGAAGGAGGTTTGGGGCGCTTGGTAGGGCAGTTTTGGCAAGATTTGACGTCGTGGATTGTCTGCGTAGCTGTATTTGCGCAGGGCATCAATGACCATGGTTTCCTGCGCGTCCCGGGCCAAAATGAGATTTGGCTTTGGCGGCGTGAATTCCGCGATGAGCAAAAGCGCGGTTTTTTCCTGATAGATATCCGTGACCTCAAAACGGAAGCGGATTACGCGGTCATTGGGGTCAATTTCAGTGCCAATCCACAGGGCTTTGGTCAAAATATCCCAGATTTTATGCTCCCCGTGTTCGGGCTGTAAGCTTTTGCTGTGAAAGGCGAAAGCCTCTCCGCCCGCGAGGAGGGTGAGCTGGCTTTTATCAGAAAACACCAGTCTGATTTGAGTTGAGCTCTGCCAGGCGCTCTCAACCTTCAGATTTGGAGCGTTGAATTCTTTGGTCCAAGCAGATAAAATGGAATAATTCATCGATATTTAAGCTTTGTGCTTGACAGCAAAACCGCCTTTCAAAATAATGTGCCAACATATTAAACAGCCATGAGGAGTCAAGCATGAAAGCGACATCTTGGATAATAGCGGCTATATTGGCCATTTTGGCCATCATCTTTGGAGTGATGTGGAATGGTGCAGCCAAAAAAACCAAAGGCTTGGAAGCGTCGCAAGCGGAATTGGAGAAACTGTATCAGGAATCCACTGCCGCTTATGACGATATTCGAAGCAGTTTGGATAAATTCGATCAAGAACTAATGGACGAAATCGGCACCCTGAGTGAAATCCCAGGAGCCACACCCGCGGAGAGGCTTGCAAACGCCCGCTCCAGAATTGAAGAATACAAGAGCAAAATCAGGGATTTGGAATCCAAATTGGCTTCCAGCAAAGGTCAGGTCGCCGGAATTCAGGCGATGGTTGACAGGCTCAAAAAATCTGTCGCAGACAAGGAAAAAATCGTTGCCGAACTCGAAAAGCGCGTTGGGAATCTTTCCAGCACCTTGGACGAAGAGCGTCTTACCGCCCAGGCTGAAATCAGCCAGCGAGACGCCAGCATCAAGGATAGAGAAGCCCAAATCGCCGAACAAAACATCGAAAGCAACCGCATGTATTTCGCCGTTGGAACCCGCAAACAACTGATGGAAAGTGGAATCATCAACCGTAAAGGTGGAATTTTGGGAATCGGAAAAGTGAGCACAGTGAAAGACGCTGACCTTTCCCGCTTCACCCAATTCAACCTGCTGGACACCCAGGAACTTAATTTCCCCGTCACCAAAAAAGGTTATTCCGTGCTCTCCAGCCACGTTGCTGCTTCCTATGAAGTTCAAAAAGCAGGTGACCAATACATCCTGCGCGTGACAGACCCCAATTCCTTCAGAAAACAAAAACTTCTGGTGATTGAACTGAAGTAAAACAACCCATTATAATGTCTTTTGGCCTTCCCCAGACGGGAGGGCCATTTTTTGTGCCAGAAACAGCAGCCAGTTTAGATCCCATCTTGCTTCGCTCTTGACTCCAGCTCAGGAGTAATACTGGATTATCCCGTTATCAACCCGATTCTTTTTCGGGATGGTCAGGAGGCATGGATGAGTTACTCTGGGGTCAGAGCCAAGAAGGAAGCAAGAGCGGATTAGATGTCCAGATATTTTGCCGCTTCAAAAAGGGCGCGGCCACCCACGAAACCAACAACACCCTGTACGATATTTACCCCGAGATCAGCAATGGCAACAGCTTTCCCCAGTTGGGGCAAAGCCCATTCTCCCAAAAAATATCCTCCCACCATGAGCGCGACGCCAGCCAAGGGAAAAAGGAAACGTCCGAGGCCGGAACTTTTGTGTCCCAAACCGCAGAGCAAGCCTTCCAAGCCTTTTACAATCAGTGTGATGGGCGCGAACAGGGGAAAAAGAAGCAAATCCGCGATGGCGCTGCCGATTCCTCCCGCCAAAGCGCCAGCTTTGCTGCCAGCATGCAGAGCGATGAAGACAATCATCACGTCCCCGAAATTAAAAAAACCGCCGCCTGGAATGGGAATCGGGATAATCATCGTCGCCACGGTAACCAATACGATAAAACCCAGATTCTGATACCATTGTCCAGTGCCAACACTTGTGCCACGATGGCAGGCAGTAATGCGATTATCAATTTGCGAGCCTTGAACCCGTGATTCCCGTGAAAGGGTGAGAAGCAACGCCAAAACCGCTGAGAGCCGGGCTTTGAAGCGCTGCGGGAAACTCTGTTTCAAGCGCTGTTGGCTGGGGATGAGGCTTTGGTGGAAAGTGATGTCCCCAAATGAATTGAAGGCGTTTGAAAAGAGGATTTTCCCCAGAATCACATATTTCATCAAGCCTATTTTGAGCGGCAGATTCAGAAGTTCATCAAAGCTGATGAGGCTGAAAAACAGTTGGAAAGCCAAAACTGAATTCACGAAAAGCAGGACGCGACCCAGTCCAAACTGAAGCCAGTAGGCTATGGAGCCGGGATTGCCATCCTGGGTGTTGATTCTCAGGATTCCAAAAAGCAGATAGACCAGGCTGAGGGAGATGAGAAAGGGCAAAATCAGACGGTGACTGGAAAGCCAGCGCTTGAAACCACGCAGCGCCAAAAGTGAAAGAGTCAGCGCTCCAAAAAATGCCAACTGTATGACCAATGAATCCATGAAGACCACCAAAGCCAGAGCCAATATGGTCAAAAGGAGCAGAAGCGAGAGAGAAAGTTTAATCTGTGACGACATCTACCAGACTCAAAGATGGTGAAATGGGTTTAAAAACAATGGCGTTCGCCTCAGGAAAAAGCTGGCTGTGAGCGGAAAAGACGAGACAGTAGTTGGGGATGTTTTTGTCCAAAAAATCCCTAACTCGTTCCGCGTGTAGCGATTCATCCATCAGGATAAAGCTGGGACGCGGTTCGGCGCTGTGGACGCGGAGCAAATCCTGCAAGAGATAATCAACCGCGTCGGCTTCGCTTTCGATGCGCATACGGGGTTTCATCAAACTGGCGTAAGCCTTGACGGCTGTGATTTGCAGTTGCATCTGCTGTTCAAAATAGAGGCTGTAAAAATCGGGATTGTTTTGGAGGCGGGGGAGAAGGATTTGGGTTAAAAAAGAGCTTTTTCCAGCGCCATTGGGACCTTTGAGGTGGATTAATCCTTCGCCGAAATTGAGATTGGACACGACCTGAAGCGAAAAATCCTGCCAGATTTTGTGGGTGCCGGCTTCAATTATCATGCTTATCCTCGCTGTAGGTTATCTGTCTCCCCGTTCCCAAACGGGAAATCAGGTTTTTAACCAAGTTTCGGTTTGTGGGGTCCAGCGAATGCCAGAGATTCACAAAATGGATGGCGGAAGCGGGAGAGAGCAGCGCGCAAAGACACATCACCAGTACCTTTTGGCCGCCTGAGAGGATGTCCAAATCGCTTTTGGGGTTCAGGGTTTTATCTGTGATGGAGGCAAATTCCTCAATAAAAACACTGCGCTGGGTGGAATCCAGATTGTAAAGGATGAATTCCTCAAGCAAGCTGCCGCCTCCGGTGATGGGCAGGGCTGAATCGCAAAAAAGGATTGGGTTTTTCATGAGACAATAAAATGGCGGAGAGTCAGGGATTCGAACCCTGGGTACCCGCAAGGATACAACGGTTTTCGAGACCGTCCCGTTCAACCGCTCCGGCAACTCTCCGCTTCATAATCTGCGCTTTTGAAAAAAACTTTTGAGCAGGCCGCCACATTCGGCTTCTAAAACGCCCCTCACAACGCTGGGGCGGTGGTTTAAGCTTTTGTCGGCCAACACGTTATAGATGGAGCCAACCGCTCCGGACTTGGGATCCGAGGCTCCAAACACAAGACAGCCCAAGCGGCTGAGGATAATGGTTCCAGCACACATCAGGCAGGGCTCCAAGGTCACGTATAATCTATAGTTCTGGAGATACTTGATTTTTGAACGCAGGATTTTGTCAATGAGCAATTTCTCTGCGTGAGCGAGGGGGTCAGAAAGCTGGCGCGTGCGGTTATGTTCCACAGCGATGAGTTCATCATCCTTCACCAAAACTGCTCCGACGGGAATTTCGTCTTCCTCGAAAGCTTTCCTGGCCTCATCCAGAGCCAGATTCATCCAATAAATATGGTTTTGAAGTTCCATCAGAAATGCGCTCCCAGGCTCACGGAACAGCGCCAATCCAAGTCGTTCAAATTGCTGCCAACCGGGTTTAGTGAAAATTCCAGTAGTGAACTTTCGTTGAACTGCCAAGCAAGCCCGAACAGGACGCCATATTCGGTCCAGGTTCCCCAACTGTAGCGAGGTTGAATGATGTAGTAGAGGCTGTTTATATCGTGTTTGAAGCTCAATCCGGCGGTGTAGCGGTCGTTTTTGAAATTGATTGCGTAGGCGTCTTGGTCAAAATCCGCATATTCATTGTGTTCGAAACCGAAGCTAAGGTCTGCCACGAACGCGGAGCCGTCACCGCTCCTGTAAGGCAATAGCAGCCAGCGTCTATCCTGAGAACGGGCTGCGTAAGGAAAGCTGTCGAAAACGAGTTTATATTCAACTTCAAGCTGGCGGTAAAAGGTTTGTGGTGCAGTTCCGAAGCGGTATTGGGTGTAATCCGCCCGAACCTGATAGTGTTGGTTGAAAAGCAGTCTGTCGCCCACCAATAGGGCAATTTCGGGGGTCAAAACATAAGTGGAGGTTTGTTTGCAGTTCGCGGAAAGAAGGCTGTCCAGATAAACATCGTCGGTGAGATTCCAAAAAGCGTGGACTCCCAGCTTGAGGCGGTCCTTCCAATAGTGGGCGTTTCCCAGGCTCAAACGTGTGTGCCGCAGGTCGTTGTCCCAGCGGTTTCCATCATCGGGGAAAGTGTTGCGCTGAAGGTCGAGATTGAAGCCAGCCGAGAGGGTGTCTCCATCGATGTATTCCCATTTCAAAATGGAATTTAAGGTTCGGTTTTCGGAGTGACGTGTGTTTTGACCGCTGCTGAAACGCTTTAATCCGTAATAATGGGCGAACGAATTCTCCCAGGCGAGGCTGTTAATAGGCTCCAGCTTCAGGGATAGCGAACTTTGGTTGTTGAGGTCGCTGCTGTTTCTCGCTGTGCTTTGGCTGAGTTCAACATTGCGTTTGCCAAAGCTTTCCTGAAGTTCCAGGGTCAGAAATGCCCAGGGAAGATATTCCAAGATTGCGTTGTAGGTGAGGTTTCCGCGTTTTTGGGAGTCCTTGAATTCGTAAAAACCCCTGCCGCCATCGCCGGATAAAAGTTCGTAAATATCATCTTCCTGGCTGCCCAGACTGAAGTTGTTGTTGATGACCAGCTTGGGGCTGTGATGGTTAAAAAAGAGGTTCAGACCGGCGTTTTGCTGGCTTTCCCAATCCATTTTTTTGCGTTCGTAGCTCAGATTCACTCCGGTCCAACTGTTCCACAATTCCATCGAAGCCTGAGCGCGCGCGTGTCCCTGCCAGCCATCGCTGTTAAGCTTGGCGTCCTGGATGTAGCGGTCTTCTTCAGAGCGGATTAAACCTTTGGCACCAAATTCGAAACTGAGGCTGTCCAAGGGTGAAAATTCCAGCCAGTAGCCCAAATATCCGGTTTTGCTGCGGTATGGGTTGAGGTCGGCTTCCAGTTGGCTGGAATCCTGTAGATAGTCAAAGCCAGAAGTCAAGCCGTGAAGCAGCCAGCCGCGTTGGAGGGCAAAATCCAAACCCAAGAGGGCTTGCCGGCTGTTTTGGGAAAAATTGAGCCGTTTTTCACTGTGGTTTTGCGCTTTGATTTGAAGCTGAGACTCCGCGAAGGGCTGCATTTGATACAAAAAATTGCTGTCCGTTTCGCGCGAACTTCTCCCGCTGGAAAGACCAAATTCCAGAAGATTGGTCTGCGCCATTAAAAGCCCGGGCAAAATGCTAAAGAAGATCAGCCAGAGCGATGAATTCTTCTTCATCAAGTGTCTCCGCGCGACGGGAAAGATTGATGCCGCTTTGAAGCTCCAGGTTTTGGACGGCTTCTTTGCCATGGATGGGTAACAGGTTGTTGCGCAAGGTTTTGCGACGGTGTGAAAAAGCTGCGTCGATGAGCCTGAGATACTTTTCCACATCCTTAATCTGCGGTTTTGAGGCTCTGGTTCGCAAATTGATGACGGCTGAATCGACCTTGGGGACGGGTTCGAAGTTCTCGCGTCCCAGTTCAAAAAGAAGTTCGGCATCGAAGATGCGTTTCAGGCGCAGGGTCATCACTCCGTAGGCTTTGCTTCCCGGCTTGGCACAGATGCGTTGTGCCAGCTCTTTTTGCAGCATGAGAGTGATGGAATCAAAAGCCTGGTGGTTTTCCTCCAGTTTCTTCAAGAGGGGAGAGCTGATGTGGTAGGGTATATTCGCCACCAGTTTGAGGGAAGCTCCGGCTTTCTCGATTTCCCGCTTCCAATCCAGCTTCAGGATATCCGCAAAAATAAAGCTGACCTTATCTCCGAATTCTTTTCGCAAAGGCTGCTCTAATCTGCTGTCAAGCTCGATGGCGCGAACGAAAACCCCGGTTTTTAAAAGCGCCCGGGTGAGAATGCCCTGTCCCGGTCCAATCTCCCAAACCAAGTCACCTGCCTGAACTCCAGACATTTCCACAATCTTTTCCGCGATGGTGGGTTCTATCAGGAAGTTTTGACCGAGTGCTTTTAGTGGTCTCATATTTTGGGATAAAAAAACAGATCACCCAAAGAACCATCCCAGGGCGATCTGAAGTGTTTTGAAAGGGCTGGAAGCCTTAGGCGCCCAGACGTGTGGCGGCAATGTGGCGACAGTTTTTGCAAACCTTCACGGTTTGTTCGCCCACTTTGACCTCGTTGAGCAGCTTAATCCCGCTGCGATTGCAAACCGGGCACTCACCGCGACCGCGGTTGGGAAGGTTTTTTACGCCTTTTCCACGACGGTTGTCTTTGGACATATCTATTCTCCTTGCTTCATTTTCATCGTAAAATTCAGTTGTTCAAACCATAAAAACACAGGCGGCTCTCGCGTCAACTTTTATTTGATAAAAAAGGCGGGTCCATCCGCAAAGACAGACCCGCTTCATCCAAAAAGGCTTAACAGTTGTCCGCGGATTCGTCCGCGAAGGGATTGGCAGATTTCTTTGGTGCCGACTGTTCGTGGGGTATAATGCAGAGGAATTTTAAGAGTTCGTCACCGGTGTTTTTGAAGGAATGACGCATGCCGGGATCCACAAAAATGGCGTCGCCTTCGGCAAAGGGCTTGTCTCCTTCATCTGTTTGCAGCGTGCCTTTTCCGCTGACCACGAAGGCTTCATGTTCCCAATCGTGGATGTGGAAAGGTGTGTGACCGTTGGGTTCGACCTCGAAGATGCGCAGGGCAAAATTAGGCGCGCCGTCTTTTTGGGCAATCAACCAACGCATTTTTGTGTTTCTGGCGCCTTCTGCGTTCACGGGCACCAAATCTTCCTGAGTGTAGTGGACAATCTTCATTGATGTCTCCTTATTTTCATTTAATCATTTTAAGATAATAATAATCGAAAAACAGCCTTGTCCAAAGGAAAAGGCCAGGTTTTATTCCCAAATAATATGCTCAAGAGAAATCAGGATAGGCGATGATTTCGATATCCTCACCGCTTTTTCGGGTGGAGAGCTTGCGCAAGGAAATGGCTTGGGAGATGTTCGGTAAATCCAGTTCGGAGAGTATGCCTCTTTCACCACCAATCAGCTTGGGCGCAAGAAAGATGTGGATTTTATCAACCAGACCCTGGGCGAAAAATGAGGACGCCAAATTGCTGCCGGATTCCAATAAAACCTGGCTGTGTCCGAGTTCGAAAAGCTGTTTTAAGACCTGGTTTAAATCCAAACCAACGTCTCCGACCGTGACAGGGAAGACTTTCAATCCCAGCTTTTTCAAGGTCAAGGCTTTTTCTGTGTTTTCCATCCCGTTTATACAGAAAACGGAAGTGGGGATATTCTGGGCAGTTTTTGCCAGTTTTGAATCCAGAGGCAATCTCAAACCCGGGTCCAGAACACAGCGCAGCGGCTGGTGGCGTGATTTTGGGAGGCGAACATTGAGCATCGGGTCATCCGCCAAAACGGTTCCAATCCCGGTTAGAACCACATCCGAAGCCTCTCTCAAACGATGGACTCTTTTGCGGGAAATCTCTCCGCTAATCCAGCGGGATGAGCCATCCTGAGCGGCGTATTTTCCATCCAGAGAAAGCGCCGCCTTCCAGATTACAAAAGGCCTTTTCTTTAAAACCCGACAAAGGTAGGATTCGAACTGAGTTTCGATTTTCGGCGCCATAAACCCTGTCACAACTTCGATTCCAGCCTCCCGGAGCCGCGAAACACCCCGTCCGTTGACAAGCGGATTGGGGTCCAAAATGCCGATGAAAACACGCTTGATTCCCGCCGCGATGATGGCTTTGGTGCAGGGTGGCGTTTTTCCCTGATGTGAACAGGGTTCCAGGGTGACATACATCTCGGCGCCACGGGCGTTTTTACCCGCCATTTTGAGAGCCTGAATTTCCGCGTGGTCGCTTCCATATTCCTGGGTCCAGCCTTCACCAATCACCTTGCCGTTTTTCACCAACACCGCGCCCACAAAAGGATTCGGCGAACAAAGCCCTCTGGCGTTTTCTGCCAGACGCAAGGCTCGTTTCATGAACCCCAAAGCTTCAGCCGGGATAGCGTTCAAGGTTTTTTTGGGCGGCTTCATAGGTTGGTGCCGTTTTCAGGATATCCAGCCAGATTTGACGGGCTTTTTCCACATTACCCAGTCCCGCTTCGCAGGCTGCCAGGTTGTTTTTCACATTCAGGTCGTTGGGGCGTTCTTCATGGAGCCAGGTGAGCAAATCCTTGGCTGGCTGAAGTTTGCGTTCGGTGAGATAGAGCGCGGAAAGCGACAGTCCCGCCGCGTAAAAATGGTTATCCAGCGCCAGGGCGTCTAAAAAATCTTCACGAGCTTTGTTGAAATCCTTTTCAAACTGCCAGGAAAGAGCGCGATAATAGTAAAGGTCTGCACAGTCGGGATATAAATCCATATTTTGCCTTAAAAGCTCCCTCGTCTGCTCAGTTTTGCCATTTGCCAAAAGCTCTGCCAGGTCTTGAAAAAGCTTGTTTTGCTCATAGAAAAGGTGGGGACCGCCGTTATAGCTCTGGCGGATTTTCCACTCTCCACTTGCGGCGGAAAGCAGGATAGCCCAGAGTTTTTTACGATTCAACTCCAAAACCACCATCGCGCTGATGCCATCGTCTGCCGCGCCGGCGTGTAAAACCTGATAACTGCGCAGTTTTTTGAGATCAGTTATTTTACTGATGATGGTTTGGTAACGCTTTGCCAGCTCCGGATTATCAACGTCATTATGCGTCATCGAGCGCAGTTTTTCCAAGTCATACGCGATGACCGCGTCCAAGAAATCAAAACTGACCGTTTCCGGGCTGGCCGGTTCATCAATAGGCTCGTGAGGCAAGCCAAGTTTTTCCAAAAGATAAGCCATGGGAAAGTTTGCCGGAAAGCTATATTTCGCCAGCCAAGCCATGACTCTATCTTTATCCTGAGCTGCGAGTTCCGCGGGGTTTTGGCCATCCAATTCCTCTTGGTTTTTATATATCCAAAGGTCGATGTATCTGGTGACAGTCTGCATGAATTCTGTGTTTGAATCCGCTCGAAAAGTGGGGAAGGGGCTGTCTCCATCCGCTTTTACGGCATAGGGACAATCTTGAGGACAGCGCGAATCCACCCTCAGTTCCAGACAGCATTTCCAGCCAATCACCTTGTTTTTAAACCGTGGACATTGGCGCACACCGCGCTCTGCCCGACATTTGAAGCAGCGTTGATGTCCCAAAAGCATTATTTCATCTCCAAGGAAGGTGGCAAAACGCGTTTGAACGCCGTGGCTTTCACCATTTTAGCCACAGTTTCATATATTTGGCGGGGAAACTTCAAGTTCTCATCAGGGGTATTTTCCAAAACTGAAGTCTCCAAAAAATCCAAAACCTCGTCCAAAACAGGATAAGTGAAACCCAGGTCTTCTTCGTCGGATTGACCTTCCCAGAGGTCTGCGCTGGGCGCTTTGTTAATAATTTGCTGCGGGATTCTCAAAAGCTCAGCAAGTTTCGCCACCTCTGTTTTATAAAGATGCGCGATGGGCTCGAAAGCACAGGCGGCGTCGCCAAACAAGGTGAAATAGCCAACCATGATTTCGCTGCGATTTCCCGTTCCCATCACCAGCGCCCGGTGTTTGGCGCTGAGGTCAAAAAGAACACACATCCTCATGCGTGCCAGCCAGTTACCCTTGCGAGCGCGGTCAGCCTGAGGCTCATGAAGCTCGAAATAGGCGTCTGTCATGGCGGTGAGGTCGATGTTATAGCTTTGAATGCCAAGTGTTTGCACCATCAGGTCTGCGTGTTCCAAGGAAGCCGAGGCGCTGTTTTTATAGGGTAAAATCGCCGCTATCACGTTCTCCGCGCCCAGGGCTTCAACCGCCAAAGCTCCAGCCACAGCGGAATCCAAGCCTCCGGAAAGCCCAAACACTATTTTGTTGAATCCAGCTTCTTTGAGGTAGGAGCGGATGAATTCAACGCTTCTTTTTCTTTCTATATTCAAATCCAATTTACGCATGTATGTCTCCTAAAATATTATCGTTTCCGGTGGCTGTGTCTGTCCATCAAACTAATCCAAAGGCAGCCAACGAAAGGCTAAACGCAAGCCAAGTCCAGACTCTGGAAGAACACCCGGGGCTGGGTATTTTGTGTCGAAAAGGTTTTCCAGACTCACGCTGAGGCGAAGGTCGGGAAGAAGTGGCCAGGTGAAGCCAAAACTGAGGTCAAACACATTGGGAAGTGACTGTCCGCTTTCGTCTTGGCTCAGCCAGCGCTGGTTCAAGGACGTCCAAATATCCAGCTCTTTCAGCGCATAGGAAGCCTGGGTTTTCGCTTTCAAGCGTGGAGAATATGGCCTGACACCCCAAGTATCGGTTTTGAGCCATTGAAGGTCAAGGGCTAAATCTTGGTCGAGACGACAGCCTTTAATGTTCAAACCTGCTTCACCGCTCAATTTCCAGCCAAAAACTCTGGCTTGGCGCAAAAAAGCCTGAGACTCGGAAGCGTAAACATCAGGCTGGTTATAGGAAAAACGAAGGTTTTGACCCAAACCAGCGTGGCGGAGTAAGGTTCCATTCCCGATTTTCCAAGCCTGCAGATACAAATCCAGAGGCTTCATTTCGAGCCGGGGTCGCGAAGGAAGATAGACCCAGGGCAAAGTTTCGGAAACTTCATGCCGGGAAAAGGCTTTAATCTCGGTTTTATTCCCCATTTCCAGATACTTGCCGCCGGGGAAAATCAACCTTTTGTGAACATCCAAAGCGGGTAGAATATGGTGAAAATCTGTCATCAAACCCAGGTCAAATCTGGGAAGCCAGTCTTGAAGCCAAGGCGCGCGATATTGAAGCGCCAATCCCAATTCCCTTTCCTGAAAAACAATACGATTGGCGAAGCTCTGTCCCTCAAAACGCTGAATGTGCGAATGATTTAAGCCGAGGTTAAAACTGGAAAAGCTTTCTTCATAAAGGTTTTGGGATGTTTTTTCCAAACTCAAACGGGAACGGACATCATTAAAATCCACAGTGCCCAAATCGATGGATTCGAAGTTCTTTTGGGTGGAATAGGAATATGTTTCCCCCGTGAAGGCAGCGGTTTGGCTCTTTTGA is a window from the Candidatus Cloacimonadota bacterium genome containing:
- a CDS encoding cupin domain-containing protein, giving the protein MKIVHYTQEDLVPVNAEGARNTKMRWLIAQKDGAPNFALRIFEVEPNGHTPFHIHDWEHEAFVVSGKGTLQTDEGDKPFAEGDAIFVDPGMRHSFKNTGDELLKFLCIIPHEQSAPKKSANPFADESADNC
- the rsmA gene encoding ribosomal RNA small subunit methyltransferase A; the encoded protein is MRPLKALGQNFLIEPTIAEKIVEMSGVQAGDLVWEIGPGQGILTRALLKTGVFVRAIELDSRLEQPLRKEFGDKVSFIFADILKLDWKREIEKAGASLKLVANIPYHISSPLLKKLEENHQAFDSITLMLQKELAQRICAKPGSKAYGVMTLRLKRIFDAELLFELGRENFEPVPKVDSAVINLRTRASKPQIKDVEKYLRLIDAAFSHRRKTLRNNLLPIHGKEAVQNLELQSGINLSRRAETLDEEEFIALADLL
- a CDS encoding NAD+ synthase; translated protein: MRKLDLNIERKRSVEFIRSYLKEAGFNKIVFGLSGGLDSAVAGALAVEALGAENVIAAILPYKNSASASLEHADLMVQTLGIQSYNIDLTAMTDAYFELHEPQADRARKGNWLARMRMCVLFDLSAKHRALVMGTGNRSEIMVGYFTLFGDAACAFEPIAHLYKTEVAKLAELLRIPQQIINKAPSADLWEGQSDEEDLGFTYPVLDEVLDFLETSVLENTPDENLKFPRQIYETVAKMVKATAFKRVLPPSLEMK
- a CDS encoding ECF transporter S component, which translates into the protein MKYVILGKILFSNAFNSFGDITFHQSLIPSQQRLKQSFPQRFKARLSAVLALLLTLSRESRVQGSQIDNRITACHRGTSVGTGQWYQNLGFIVLVTVATMIIPIPIPGGGFFNFGDVMIVFIALHAGSKAGALAGGIGSAIADLLLFPLFAPITLIVKGLEGLLCGLGHKSSGLGRFLFPLAGVALMVGGYFLGEWALPQLGKAVAIADLGVNIVQGVVGFVGGRALFEAAKYLDI
- a CDS encoding DUF814 domain-containing protein, producing MNYSILSAWTKEFNAPNLKVESAWQSSTQIRLVFSDKSQLTLLAGGEAFAFHSKSLQPEHGEHKIWDILTKALWIGTEIDPNDRVIRFRFEVTDIYQEKTALLLIAEFTPPKPNLILARDAQETMVIDALRKYSYADNPRRQILPKLPYQAPQTSFKPVIEELSFPLELKSLQTGETLSFDTVNDYLAAYYLHIVQAKEDTQRRNSLRSGWERELKKVRAKLKRQENEAADAERVEHWKICAETLKSNLDKISRGQKSLRAINYFDPELAEIEIPLQAELSARQNLEWYLKKYGKAKRGRQLIANNIAATKNQIERLENVISRIDSGEEIPLPSRGAKSRPERVPDMLDKLLRLRIDEDFEIVIGRKASENDFITTQLGRPHDWWFHTRIYRGSHILLRCFRKKSPNEELIRVCCALAAWYSKARFSQNVPVDYTQIRFVRKPRKSAPGYVIYTDHKTIFSDPMDLRSARKLLDL
- the ribD gene encoding bifunctional diaminohydroxyphosphoribosylaminopyrimidine deaminase/5-amino-6-(5-phosphoribosylamino)uracil reductase RibD, yielding MKPPKKTLNAIPAEALGFMKRALRLAENARGLCSPNPFVGAVLVKNGKVIGEGWTQEYGSDHAEIQALKMAGKNARGAEMYVTLEPCSHQGKTPPCTKAIIAAGIKRVFIGILDPNPLVNGRGVSRLREAGIEVVTGFMAPKIETQFESYLCRVLKKRPFVIWKAALSLDGKYAAQDGSSRWISGEISRKRVHRLREASDVVLTGIGTVLADDPMLNVRLPKSRHQPLRCVLDPGLRLPLDSKLAKTAQNIPTSVFCINGMENTEKALTLKKLGLKVFPVTVGDVGLDLNQVLKQLFELGHSQVLLESGSNLASSFFAQGLVDKIHIFLAPKLIGGERGILSELDLPNISQAISLRKLSTRKSGEDIEIIAYPDFS
- a CDS encoding nucleoside deaminase: MELQNHIYWMNLALDEARKAFEEDEIPVGAVLVKDDELIAVEHNRTRQLSDPLAHAEKLLIDKILRSKIKYLQNYRLYVTLEPCLMCAGTIILSRLGCLVFGASDPKSGAVGSIYNVLADKSLNHRPSVVRGVLEAECGGLLKSFFQKRRL